Proteins from a single region of Budorcas taxicolor isolate Tak-1 chromosome 11, Takin1.1, whole genome shotgun sequence:
- the PROKR1 gene encoding prokineticin receptor 1 encodes MKEKLSFSRKGRPQPSNITPEEFPRVWLKASTSQMEITMGVMDENATNTSTNYFPLLDPLGAQAASFPFNFSYGDYDMPLDEDEDVTNSRTFFAARIVIGMALVGIMLVCGIGNFIFIAALARYKKLRSLTNLLIANLAVSDFLVAIVCCPFEMDYYVARQLSWEHGHVLCASVNYLRTVSLYVSTNALLAIAIDRYLAIVHPLRPRMKYQTATGLIALVWVVSILIAIPSAYFTTETVLIIVKSQKKIFCGQIWPVDQQIYYKSYFLFIFGIEFVGPVVTMTLCYARISRELWFKAVPGFQTEQIRKRLRCRRKTVLVLMCILTAYVLCWAPFYGFAIVRDFFPTVFVKEKHYLTAFYVVECIAMSNSMINTVCFVTVKNNTIKYFKKVMLLHWKASYNGSKSSGDLDLKTTGVPATEEVDCIRLK; translated from the exons ATGAAGGAAAAGCTGAGTTTCAGCAGAAAAGGGAGACCTCAGCCTAGCAACATCACCCCAGAGGAATTCCCAAGAGTGTGGCTCAAGGCTTCAACCAGCCAGATGGAGATCACCATGGGGGTCATGGATGAGAATGCCACCAATACGTCAACCAACTATTTCCCTCTGCTTGACCCCCTCGGAGCCCAAGCTGCTTCTTTCCCCTTCAACTTCAGCTATGGTGACTATGATATGCCCTTGGATGAAGATGAGGATGTGACCAATTCCCGGACCTTTTTTGCCGCCAGGATTGTCATTGGCATGGCGCTGGTGGGTATTATGCTGGTCTGTGGTATCGGCAACTTCATCTTCATCGCTGCGCTGGCCCGCTACAAGAAGCTACGCAGCCTCACCAATCTGCTCATCGCCAACCTGGCCGTCTCTGATTTCCTGGTGGCCATCGTCTGCTGCCCCTTTGAGATGGACTACTACGTGGCGCGCCAGCTCTCCTGGGAGCACGGCCACGTGCTGTGCGCCTCCGTCAACTATCTGCGCACAGTCTCTCTCTACGTCTCCACCAACGCCCTGCTGGCCATCGCCATCGACcg ATATCTGGCCATTGTCCACCCGCTGAGACCCCGGATGAAGTATCAAACAGCCACCGGCTTGATTGCCTTGGTGTGGGTGGTGTCCATCCTCATTGCCATACCATCAGCCTACTTCACCACTGAAACAGTCCTCATCATTGTCAAGAGCCAGAAGAAGATTTTCTGTGGCCAGATCTGGCCAGTAGACCAGCAGATCTACTACAAGTCCTACTTCCTCTTCATCTTTGGCATCGAGTTCGTGGGCCCAGTGGTCACCATGACCCTATGCTATGCCAGGATCTCCCGAGAGCTCTGGTTCAAGGCCGTCCCTGGTTTCCAGACGGAGCAGATCCGGAAGCGACTGCGCTGTCGCCGGAAGACGGTCCTGGTGCTCATGTGCATCCTCACTGCGTACGTGCTGTGCTGGGCGCCCTTCTACGGCTTCGCCATCGTGCGGGACTTCTTCCCCACAGTGTTTGTGAAGGAGAAACACTATCTCACGGCCTTCTATGTGGTCGAGTGCATTGCTATGAGCAACAGCATGATCAACACCGTGTGCTTTGTGACTGTCAAGAATAACACCATCAAGTACTTCAAGAAGGTTATGCTACTCCACTGGAAGGCTTCTTACAACGGCAGTAAGTCCAGTGGGGATCTTGACCTCAAAACCACGGGGGTGCCTGCCACAGAAGAGGTGGACTGCATCAGGCTGAAATAA